One genomic window of Devosia salina includes the following:
- the tsaE gene encoding tRNA (adenosine(37)-N6)-threonylcarbamoyltransferase complex ATPase subunit type 1 TsaE, giving the protein MEPTRLLRDTFLPDDDATARFGAELATTLRPGDIVSLEGDLGAGKTAMARAILRALSGDPALEVPSPTFAILQPYDTPRGPVLHADLYRLADAAEVEELGLLDDPEAIVLVEWAERAPSVVAAVTVTVSLAIPPGGAGRHVSVQRN; this is encoded by the coding sequence ATGGAGCCGACACGATTGTTGCGCGATACCTTCCTCCCCGATGATGACGCCACCGCCCGTTTCGGCGCCGAGCTTGCCACGACCCTGAGGCCCGGGGATATCGTCAGCCTCGAGGGCGATCTTGGCGCCGGCAAGACGGCCATGGCCCGCGCCATCCTGCGCGCCCTCTCCGGCGATCCGGCGCTGGAAGTGCCCTCGCCGACCTTCGCCATTCTCCAGCCCTATGACACTCCGCGCGGCCCGGTGCTGCATGCCGATCTCTACCGCCTCGCCGACGCCGCGGAGGTGGAGGAGCTGGGCCTGCTCGACGACCCCGAGGCCATCGTGCTGGTCGAATGGGCCGAGCGGGCGCCGTCTGTGGTTGCGGCGGTGACGGTGACCGTCAGCCTCGCCATTCCGCCGGGTGGGGCCGGGCGCCATGTCTCGGTGCAACGGAACTGA